The following are from one region of the Kwoniella dendrophila CBS 6074 chromosome 6, complete sequence genome:
- a CDS encoding methionine aminopeptidase, type I — MTTCAGCGEKEASRLECPNCKKLGIAGSFFCDQDCFKKSCKYQMITSEPLGTHKAIHSIVQLAAQNEANKESTLPANMRNYKFTGPLRPVYPLSPKRIVPPHIRRPDYADHPQGVSAIESTREKRIRVLNAEEIEAMRVVCRLGREVLDYTASFIKPGITTDELDKICHQACVERNAYPSPLNYARFPKSVCISVNEVICHGIPDQRPLVEGDIVNLDVSLCFHSDLNATYPVGKIDEESADLIAITKKSVEESIAICKPGVPYREIGNKIEEIVRPKGYSIVRRYTGHGVHERFHCEPNIVHYGGSKMPGKMEAGHVFTIEPMINLGTANLDHWKDDWTAVTLDGRRSAQFEETILITETGYEILTRPPPASSSHKKKKKKSKSKANGTATPKEGEETPEVGTPTGEVADGVKELEVNGAA, encoded by the exons ATGACTACATGTGCTGGAtgtggtgaaaaagaagcttCAAGGCTGGAATGCCCTAATTGTAAAAA ATTAGGCATTGCTGGTAGTTTCTTCTGCGATCAAGATTGCTTCAAGAAAAGTTGTAAGTATCAGATGATTACCTCAGAACCATTG GGGACACATAAAGCTATACATAGTATAGTTCAACTTGCTGCTCAGAATGAGGCCAACA AagaatcaactttacctgcaAATATGAGAAACTATAAATTCACTGGACCATTACGTCCTGTATatccattatcacctaaaagaATAGTTCCTCCTCATATTAGAAGACCAGATTATGCTGATCATC CTCAAGGTGTATCAGCAATTGAATCTACcagagaaaagagaataagAGTACTCAATGCCGAAGAGATAGAAGCTATGAGAGTTGTTTGTAGG CTCGGTAGGGAAGTTTTAGATTACACAGCATCTTTCATTAAACCTGGAATAACGACAGATGAATTGGATAAAATTTGTCATCAAGCTTGTGTAGAAAGAAATGCCTATCCAAGTCCGCTGAATTATGCTAGATTCCCTAAAAGTGTTTGTATAAGTGTTAATGAAGTTATCTGTCAT GGTATTCCTGATCAAAGGCCTTTAG TGGAAGGAGATATTGTGAATCTTGATGTATCGCTAT GTTTCCACAGTGATCTCAACGCAACATATCCCGTCGGCAAGATAGACGAAGAATCAGCTGACTTGATAGCGATTACCAAAAAATCAGTCGAGGAGTCTATAGCTATATGTAAACCAGGTGTACCATACAGGGAGATCGGTAACAAGATTGAAGAAATCGTTAGACCAAAAGGATATAGTATTGTAAGGAGGTATACCGGTCATGGTGTACATGAACGT TTCCATTGCGAGCCAAATATCGTACATTATGGAGGATCAAAGATGCCCGGTAAAATGGAAGCTGGTCATGTCTTCACCATCGAACCAATGATCAACCTTGGTACTGCTAATTTAG ATCATTGGAAGGACGATTGGACCGCTGTGACATTGGACGGTAGAAGATCAGCTCAATTTGAGGAGACAATTTT AATAACCGAGACAGGATATGAGATTTTGACACGACCACCACCCGCTTCAAGTTCacacaaaaagaagaagaagaagtctAAGTCAAAGGCTAACGGTACAGCTACACCaaaggaaggtgaagaaacaCCTGAAGTCGGAACTCCTACCGGTGAAGTCGCCGATGGTGTGAAGGAGTTGGAAGTTAATGGCGCAGCTTAA